In Aureibaculum algae, the following are encoded in one genomic region:
- a CDS encoding GNAT family N-acetyltransferase, which translates to MNFKIRKAEPTDMEAVLMLINELAVFEKEPDAVEITIEDLIENGFREHPAFYLHLAELDNKVVGMALFYHRFSTWKGSSLHLEDLIVTQKHRQEGIGKALYDSVLKFALNNNINRVEWVVLDWNTPAVNFYKSTGATVFEEWNICQMPREKIVEYLSKEN; encoded by the coding sequence ATGAATTTTAAAATAAGAAAAGCCGAACCAACTGATATGGAAGCGGTACTGATGTTGATTAATGAATTGGCCGTTTTTGAAAAAGAACCTGATGCCGTTGAAATTACAATTGAAGACTTAATTGAAAATGGATTTAGAGAACATCCTGCGTTTTATCTTCATTTAGCTGAATTAGATAATAAGGTTGTTGGGATGGCTCTTTTTTATCATAGGTTTTCAACTTGGAAGGGCTCTTCATTACATTTAGAAGATTTAATTGTAACCCAAAAGCATAGACAAGAAGGTATTGGTAAAGCATTATATGATAGTGTTCTGAAGTTTGCCTTAAATAATAATATAAATAGAGTAGAGTGGGTTGTTTTAGACTGGAATACACCGGCCGTTAATTTTTATAAAAGTACAGGAGCAACAGTTTTTGAAGAATGGAATATTTGTCAAATGCCTCGTGAAAAAATAGTTGAGTATTTATCTAAAGAAAATTAA
- a CDS encoding NAD(P)H-dependent glycerol-3-phosphate dehydrogenase, with protein MKKKYPKIAVFGGGSWATAIVKMLSENIDEIGWYMRSTSVIEYIKSDQHNPKYLSSVEFDTEQLLLSNDINEMVNYADYLVFAIPSAFLSQELKKLNVSLEGKIIFSAIKGIVPESGLIVGEHFHEKYNIPFEDIGVITGPCHAEEVALERLSYLTLACKDRKKARVMSEMLASRYIKTKTSDDIVGTEYAAVLKNIYAIAAGVAHGVGYGDNFQAVLMSNAIREMKGFIKKVHKMKRNINNSAYLGDLLVTGYSVFSRNRMFGNMIGKGYTVKSAMLEMSMVAEGYYATKSAYKIKQENGAKTPIIDTIYKILYENKDPKKEFEKLSDILD; from the coding sequence ATGAAGAAAAAATATCCTAAAATAGCAGTTTTTGGAGGCGGTAGTTGGGCTACAGCTATTGTAAAAATGTTGAGTGAAAATATTGATGAAATTGGTTGGTATATGCGAAGTACTTCGGTAATTGAGTATATTAAATCTGATCAACATAATCCAAAATACTTAAGTTCAGTGGAGTTTGATACTGAGCAATTACTATTGAGTAATGACATTAACGAAATGGTTAATTATGCGGACTATTTGGTTTTTGCTATTCCTTCTGCTTTTCTAAGTCAAGAGTTAAAAAAACTGAATGTTTCACTTGAGGGAAAAATAATTTTTTCAGCAATAAAAGGAATTGTTCCAGAATCAGGATTAATTGTTGGAGAGCACTTTCATGAAAAATATAATATTCCTTTTGAAGATATTGGTGTTATTACAGGGCCCTGTCATGCAGAAGAGGTTGCTTTAGAACGCTTGTCTTATTTAACCTTGGCTTGTAAAGATAGAAAGAAGGCGAGAGTAATGAGTGAAATGTTGGCCAGTCGATATATTAAAACAAAGACTTCTGATGATATTGTAGGTACAGAATATGCCGCTGTTTTAAAAAATATTTATGCCATTGCTGCTGGAGTAGCTCATGGTGTTGGGTATGGTGATAATTTCCAAGCGGTACTTATGTCAAATGCCATTCGAGAAATGAAAGGTTTCATTAAAAAAGTGCATAAAATGAAACGTAACATTAATAATTCAGCCTATTTAGGCGATTTATTAGTTACCGGATATTCAGTATTCAGTAGAAACAGAATGTTTGGTAACATGATTGGTAAAGGCTATACCGTAAAATCTGCAATGCTAGAAATGAGCATGGTGGCCGAAGGGTATTATGCTACAAAAAGTGCTTATAAAATTAAGCAAGAAAATGGTGCTAAAACACCAATAATTGATACCATTTATAAAATTCTTTACGAAAATAAAGATCCTAAAAAAGAGTTTGAAAAATTGTCAGATATCTTAGACTAG
- a CDS encoding aspartate kinase gives MKVFKFGGASVKDANGVKNIVTVLNEVGYQDLLIVVSAMGKMTNAFEKIADAYFLKKDELPVFIKEVRDYHYSIVNELFENKEHKVFSEIEYLFIGLTGFMIQNKATDYNFVYDQIVSIAELISTKIVSCYLNDSAIENTWIDVRECIKTNSNYRDAKVDWKLTEKSIVTKINPRILYITQGFIASNESGNTTTLGREGSDYSAGIFAYCLNADSLTIWKDVEGVLNADPRYFQETQLLEQISYTEAIELAFYGASVIHPKTLQPLQNKGIPLLVKSFLNPKKKGTHVSDGKKLVPETPCFIVKKNQLFLSISALDFSFVVEHNISEIFNLFHQYKMKVNLIQNSAISFSICLEDNFNLIKNLLAELSNKYKVVCFEKVSLFTVRHFQNKNIEELEKNNKVLLKQFTQETVQIVVQ, from the coding sequence ATGAAGGTATTTAAATTTGGAGGAGCATCTGTAAAAGATGCTAATGGTGTAAAAAATATCGTTACAGTTTTAAATGAAGTTGGTTACCAAGATTTACTAATCGTGGTGTCAGCGATGGGTAAAATGACGAATGCGTTTGAAAAAATCGCAGATGCTTATTTTTTAAAAAAGGATGAATTACCTGTATTTATAAAAGAAGTAAGAGACTATCATTACAGTATAGTAAACGAATTATTTGAAAATAAAGAACATAAAGTTTTTTCAGAAATAGAATATCTATTTATTGGATTAACGGGTTTTATGATACAAAATAAAGCAACAGATTATAATTTTGTTTATGATCAAATAGTGAGCATTGCTGAGCTCATATCTACAAAAATTGTAAGTTGTTATTTGAATGATTCAGCCATTGAAAATACTTGGATCGATGTAAGAGAGTGCATTAAAACAAATAGTAATTACCGAGACGCTAAAGTGGATTGGAAACTGACCGAAAAATCAATTGTAACTAAAATTAATCCACGAATATTATACATCACTCAGGGGTTTATTGCGTCTAATGAATCTGGAAATACTACCACTTTGGGAAGAGAGGGCTCTGATTATTCAGCAGGTATATTTGCTTACTGTCTTAATGCCGATAGTTTAACAATTTGGAAAGATGTAGAAGGTGTTTTAAATGCGGACCCTCGTTATTTTCAAGAAACACAATTGCTTGAGCAAATATCATATACAGAGGCTATAGAATTGGCTTTTTATGGTGCTTCTGTAATACATCCTAAAACCTTACAACCTTTGCAGAATAAAGGAATTCCTTTACTGGTTAAATCATTTTTAAACCCTAAAAAAAAGGGAACACATGTAAGTGACGGTAAGAAACTAGTACCTGAAACACCTTGTTTTATCGTTAAAAAAAATCAATTATTTCTTTCTATATCTGCTTTAGATTTTTCTTTTGTCGTTGAGCATAATATTAGTGAAATTTTTAATTTGTTTCATCAATACAAAATGAAAGTAAACTTGATTCAAAACTCAGCAATTAGCTTTTCTATTTGTTTGGAAGATAATTTTAATCTGATTAAAAACCTTTTAGCGGAGCTTAGTAACAAGTACAAGGTAGTGTGTTTTGAAAAAGTTTCGTTATTTACAGTTAGACATTTTCAAAATAAAAATATTGAGGAATTAGAAAAAAATAACAAAGTATTATTAAAACAATTTACTCAAGAAACTGTGCAGATAGTTGTTCAATAA
- the fbp gene encoding class 1 fructose-bisphosphatase: MQQHSTLGEFIIENQKQFKYSSGELSRLINSIRLAAKVVNHEVNKAGLVDILGKAGETNIQGEDQQKLDVYANTIFMETLTNREIVCGIASEEEDDFVTISGNDDSNENKYVVLIDPLDGSSNVDVNVSVGTIFSIYRRVTKSGTPVQLEDFLQEGNKQVAAGYIVYGTSTMLVFTTGHGVNGFTLNPAIGTFYLSHPDMMFPENGTIYSINEGNYVHFPQGVKDYLKYCQMEEGDRPYTSRYIGSLVSDFHRNMIKGGIYIYPTSTKAPKGKLRLLYECNPMAFLAEQAGGKASDGYMRIMDIKPTELHQRVPFFCGSTNMIDVAERFMKNYPATADY, translated from the coding sequence ATGCAACAGCACAGCACATTAGGTGAGTTTATTATAGAAAACCAAAAACAGTTTAAGTATTCTTCAGGAGAGTTATCTCGACTAATAAATTCTATAAGATTAGCGGCAAAAGTGGTGAATCACGAAGTAAACAAAGCAGGTTTAGTTGATATACTAGGTAAAGCAGGTGAAACTAATATACAAGGTGAAGACCAACAAAAATTAGATGTTTATGCCAACACTATTTTTATGGAAACGCTTACCAACAGAGAGATTGTTTGTGGTATTGCAAGTGAAGAAGAAGATGACTTTGTTACCATTTCTGGTAATGATGACTCTAATGAAAATAAATATGTAGTATTAATAGATCCACTTGACGGATCATCTAACGTAGACGTAAATGTATCTGTTGGAACCATTTTTTCTATTTATAGACGTGTTACCAAATCTGGAACCCCAGTTCAATTAGAAGATTTTTTACAAGAAGGTAATAAACAAGTTGCTGCAGGATATATTGTTTATGGAACATCAACCATGTTAGTATTTACAACGGGGCATGGCGTAAATGGATTTACTTTGAACCCTGCTATTGGAACTTTTTATCTATCGCACCCTGATATGATGTTTCCTGAAAATGGTACTATTTATTCGATCAATGAAGGGAACTATGTTCACTTTCCACAAGGTGTTAAAGATTATTTGAAATATTGCCAAATGGAAGAAGGAGATAGACCTTATACTTCGCGTTATATTGGATCTTTAGTTTCTGATTTTCATAGAAACATGATTAAAGGTGGTATTTATATTTACCCAACAAGTACTAAAGCTCCTAAAGGAAAATTGCGTTTACTATATGAATGTAACCCTATGGCGTTTTTAGCTGAGCAAGCAGGAGGAAAAGCATCTGATGGGTATATGAGAATTATGGATATTAAACCAACAGAATTACACCAACGTGTACCCTTTTTCTGCGGAAGCACCAATATGATTGACGTTGCTGAACGGTTTATGAAAAACTACCCTGCTACTGCTGATTATTAA
- the lgt gene encoding prolipoprotein diacylglyceryl transferase, whose amino-acid sequence MNDRIVTWNLDPVIYWITDSFPLKYYGLFFITGLLLANYVAKRIYIKENIPIKNLEKLFFYIIIGIVLGARLGHCFFYEPSYYFQNPIEILLPIQKIGGSYQFTGFQGLASHGGAIGALIAIGIYCKKYKTNFLWVLDRIAIATPIVAVFIRLGNFMNSEIYGKPTNGNWGVIFQRDDLIPRHPTQLYEAFSYLLIFGILLFTYKKMANKLSNGQIFGLLLVLVFSARFMIEFFKENQVGFEDTMTINMGQILSIPFIIVGLILIFMKRSPTRSEKL is encoded by the coding sequence ATGAATGACAGAATTGTAACATGGAATCTTGATCCAGTTATTTATTGGATAACTGATTCTTTTCCATTAAAATATTATGGCTTATTTTTTATAACAGGTCTTCTTTTAGCTAATTATGTAGCCAAACGTATTTACATTAAAGAAAATATCCCAATTAAAAATTTAGAGAAGTTATTTTTCTACATTATTATTGGTATCGTATTAGGAGCAAGACTCGGACATTGTTTCTTTTATGAGCCTTCCTATTACTTTCAAAACCCTATCGAAATTTTATTGCCAATTCAAAAAATAGGTGGTTCCTATCAATTTACAGGCTTTCAAGGATTAGCAAGTCATGGAGGAGCTATTGGAGCATTAATTGCCATTGGCATTTACTGCAAAAAATATAAAACCAACTTTTTATGGGTCTTAGACAGAATCGCAATTGCCACACCAATAGTAGCTGTTTTCATTAGATTAGGTAATTTTATGAACTCTGAAATTTACGGAAAACCAACAAATGGAAATTGGGGTGTTATTTTTCAAAGAGATGATTTAATACCACGACATCCAACTCAACTCTATGAGGCATTTTCATACCTTTTAATATTTGGAATCTTACTATTTACCTATAAGAAAATGGCCAACAAATTATCGAACGGACAAATTTTTGGACTACTTTTAGTTTTGGTGTTTTCTGCTAGATTTATGATTGAATTTTTTAAAGAAAACCAAGTGGGGTTTGAAGATACTATGACCATCAATATGGGACAAATTTTAAGTATTCCTTTTATTATTGTTGGTCTTATATTGATCTTTATGAAAAGAAGCCCAACACGCTCTGAAAAGCTCTAA
- the folB gene encoding dihydroneopterin aldolase, producing the protein MGIIKVRNIRVYAYHGCLDEEGKIGSEYRVDLAVKTDLSKSAKTDNLADTVDYVHLNRIVKEEMSVRTKLLETVADRILTRIIDEIPIVKKATVEVSKVNPPIGGNVALVTIKMSKKK; encoded by the coding sequence ATGGGAATTATAAAAGTGAGGAATATAAGAGTCTATGCCTACCATGGATGCTTAGATGAAGAAGGGAAAATTGGTTCTGAATATAGAGTTGACCTAGCTGTTAAAACTGACCTTTCAAAATCAGCCAAAACAGATAATTTAGCAGATACCGTAGATTATGTTCATCTTAATCGGATTGTAAAAGAAGAAATGAGTGTAAGAACAAAGTTATTGGAAACTGTAGCGGATAGAATTCTAACACGAATTATTGATGAAATACCTATCGTTAAAAAGGCCACAGTAGAAGTTTCAAAAGTGAATCCACCCATTGGTGGTAACGTAGCTTTGGTAACTATTAAAATGTCTAAGAAAAAATAG
- a CDS encoding FMN-binding glutamate synthase family protein, with amino-acid sequence MKARKYFILISTITVVSILLIALVWPGILWSFILVAPLVLMGVFDMLQKNHTIRRNFPLIGRFRYVLESVRPEIMQYFVETDTEGRPLNRILRSLIYRRAKKVNDTEPFGTQMNLYHSGYEWMEHSMYAKQNPQEIGKFPRLVIGGADCKQPYSTSLLNISAMSFGSLSTNAVMALNKGAKMGNFAHNTGEGGISPYHLKHGGDLIWQVGTGYFGCRNNDGTFNEETYRDNAIRPEVKMIEIKLSQGAKPGHGGILPASKNTEEIAAIRHVEPGVAVHSPPSHSAFSDPIEFMYFIKKLRDLSGGKPVGFKLCIGRRQEFMDFCEAMISTGIKPDFITVDGGEGGTGAAPVEFSNSMGMPLREGLVFVHDTLRGFNLRKDIKVIVAGKIITGFHIARALALGADACNSARAMMLSIGCIQALQCNNNTCPVGVATQNKALVRGLDVEDKSKRAHNYHDATIHSFLELIAAAGLDSPKDLRREHINKRAGMYNILTYDEIYPTVEEGCLLEIETIPDNYQKFFKLTRMR; translated from the coding sequence ATGAAGGCTCGCAAATATTTTATACTAATTAGTACTATTACAGTAGTTTCAATTTTGTTAATAGCACTTGTTTGGCCAGGAATTTTATGGAGTTTTATTCTTGTTGCTCCGTTAGTTTTAATGGGTGTATTTGATATGCTTCAAAAGAATCATACCATTAGAAGAAATTTTCCTTTGATAGGTCGTTTTAGATATGTTTTAGAGTCTGTTAGACCTGAAATAATGCAATATTTTGTTGAAACGGATACGGAAGGTCGACCCTTAAACAGGATTTTAAGATCATTAATATATAGACGTGCTAAAAAGGTAAATGATACGGAACCTTTTGGAACGCAAATGAATTTATACCATTCAGGTTATGAGTGGATGGAACATTCAATGTATGCGAAACAAAATCCTCAAGAAATTGGTAAATTCCCTAGGTTAGTTATAGGTGGTGCGGATTGCAAACAGCCTTATTCAACTAGTTTATTAAATATTTCGGCCATGAGTTTTGGATCCTTAAGTACTAATGCCGTCATGGCATTAAACAAAGGAGCAAAAATGGGCAATTTTGCACACAATACAGGTGAAGGAGGAATAAGTCCATATCATTTGAAACATGGAGGTGATTTAATTTGGCAAGTTGGTACTGGCTATTTTGGTTGTAGAAATAATGATGGAACATTTAATGAGGAAACATATAGAGATAATGCCATAAGGCCTGAGGTTAAAATGATTGAGATAAAATTGTCTCAAGGAGCTAAGCCAGGCCATGGAGGTATTTTACCAGCTTCGAAAAACACAGAAGAAATTGCAGCCATAAGACATGTGGAACCTGGTGTTGCTGTACACTCTCCACCGTCTCATTCTGCTTTTTCAGATCCAATAGAGTTTATGTATTTTATTAAAAAATTACGTGATTTAAGTGGAGGTAAGCCCGTTGGTTTTAAGCTTTGTATTGGAAGAAGACAAGAGTTCATGGATTTTTGTGAAGCGATGATTAGTACTGGAATAAAACCGGATTTTATAACCGTTGATGGTGGCGAAGGAGGTACGGGTGCAGCTCCTGTAGAATTTTCAAATTCGATGGGTATGCCATTACGTGAAGGTCTTGTTTTTGTACATGATACATTAAGAGGATTTAACTTACGAAAAGATATTAAAGTAATAGTTGCTGGTAAAATAATAACGGGGTTCCATATAGCTAGAGCCTTAGCGTTAGGAGCAGACGCGTGTAATAGTGCACGAGCAATGATGTTGTCTATTGGTTGTATTCAAGCTTTACAATGTAATAACAATACATGTCCTGTAGGTGTTGCTACTCAAAATAAAGCCTTGGTAAGAGGTCTAGATGTTGAAGATAAGTCAAAAAGAGCACATAATTATCACGATGCTACAATACACAGTTTTTTAGAGCTCATAGCGGCTGCCGGTCTTGATAGTCCTAAAGACCTTAGACGTGAGCACATTAATAAAAGAGCTGGTATGTATAATATTTTAACATATGATGAGATTTACCCTACAGTGGAAGAGGGGTGTCTTCTTGAAATAGAAACAATTCCAGATAATTATCAGAAGTTTTTTAAGCTCACGAGAATGAGATAA
- a CDS encoding enoyl-CoA hydratase/isomerase family protein, whose protein sequence is MKGTVLTSIRENIATLTFGHPASNSFPAELLDRLIENINRLSEDPSIQVIILQSEGDKTFCAGASFDELITINNLEEGKRFFSGFANLINAMRTCSKLIIGRVQGKVVGGGVGIIAATDYCFATEKADIKLSELTIGIGPFVIEPAVTRKTGIAAFSKLSLDATEWHSAYWAKENNLFARVFENTRDMDAYVESLSKKLASYNPDALKAMKKVFWDGTENWKTLLIERAEISGQLVLSDFTKEALQKFKK, encoded by the coding sequence ATGAAAGGTACTGTACTTACAAGTATTAGAGAAAATATAGCAACGCTTACTTTTGGACATCCAGCAAGTAATTCTTTTCCTGCTGAACTTTTAGATAGACTGATAGAAAATATTAATCGTTTAAGTGAAGACCCCTCTATTCAAGTCATTATTTTACAAAGCGAGGGTGATAAGACTTTTTGTGCCGGTGCTTCTTTTGACGAATTAATTACCATTAATAATTTGGAAGAAGGCAAACGATTCTTTTCTGGATTTGCCAACTTAATAAATGCCATGCGGACTTGCTCTAAACTAATTATTGGTAGAGTTCAAGGAAAAGTAGTGGGCGGTGGCGTTGGCATTATTGCAGCAACTGACTATTGTTTTGCTACCGAAAAAGCTGATATTAAATTATCTGAGCTTACCATCGGTATTGGTCCTTTTGTCATTGAACCTGCCGTAACACGTAAAACGGGAATTGCAGCGTTTAGTAAACTTTCTTTAGATGCTACCGAATGGCATTCTGCCTATTGGGCAAAAGAGAATAATTTATTTGCTAGAGTTTTTGAAAACACTAGAGATATGGATGCATATGTAGAAAGTCTTTCAAAAAAATTAGCGAGCTATAACCCAGATGCTTTAAAAGCAATGAAAAAAGTGTTTTGGGATGGTACAGAAAATTGGAAAACCTTATTAATAGAAAGAGCAGAAATTAGTGGACAATTGGTGTTGTCTGATTTTACCAAAGAAGCTCTACAAAAATTTAAAAAATAA
- a CDS encoding aspartate kinase, whose translation MIVFKFGGTSVGSAENIKKVAAIINDCNRDKIVVLSAVSGTTNSLVEINNCLANDKKEDALAIIDNLEISYNQLILELFNEENHHLDAQLFIKTKFEELRSLTNEATKNEKIFLAQGEIISTNLFQIYQKQLGNSTALISALDFMSIDTNEEPENEKIKTKLTAILANNKAQTIITQGFICLNPDNEVDNLKRGGSDYSASLIGAAINAEQIQIWTDIDGMHNNDPRYVENTFPIGEISFDEAAELAYFGAKILHPQSIIPAQKNNIPVLLKNTFNPEAKGTLIKNCHNSTGVRAIAAKDGIIAIKIKSYRMLMAYGFLNNVFAVFEKYHTPIDMITTSEIAVSLTIDNQKYLKEIVAELNTIGKVEYDTDMSIICLAGNFSHSGKGISAAVLNCLTDVAIRMISYGGSQYNISLLVEKNDKVRALNLLNEGLFVQQNKPQEA comes from the coding sequence ATGATAGTTTTTAAATTTGGTGGAACGTCAGTTGGAAGTGCCGAAAACATAAAAAAAGTAGCAGCCATTATAAATGATTGTAACCGTGATAAAATAGTAGTGTTATCAGCAGTTTCAGGTACCACAAACAGCTTGGTTGAAATAAATAACTGTCTAGCTAATGATAAAAAAGAAGATGCTCTTGCCATAATTGACAACCTCGAGATAAGCTATAACCAATTGATTTTAGAATTATTTAATGAAGAAAATCACCACTTAGATGCACAGTTATTCATTAAAACGAAATTCGAAGAATTAAGATCGTTGACTAATGAAGCCACTAAAAATGAAAAAATATTTTTAGCTCAAGGAGAAATTATTTCCACCAATTTGTTTCAAATTTACCAAAAACAGTTAGGAAATTCGACGGCTTTAATTTCAGCTCTTGATTTTATGTCAATTGACACGAATGAAGAACCTGAAAATGAGAAAATAAAAACAAAATTAACTGCAATTTTAGCCAATAACAAAGCTCAAACAATTATTACTCAAGGATTTATTTGCTTGAACCCCGATAACGAGGTTGACAATTTAAAAAGAGGAGGTAGTGATTATAGTGCATCTTTAATTGGTGCAGCCATTAACGCAGAACAAATACAAATTTGGACAGATATTGACGGGATGCATAATAACGACCCACGGTATGTTGAAAACACTTTTCCAATAGGAGAAATCTCTTTTGACGAAGCTGCAGAGTTAGCATATTTCGGAGCTAAAATTTTACATCCACAAAGTATAATTCCTGCTCAAAAAAATAATATTCCCGTTCTCCTAAAAAATACATTTAATCCTGAAGCAAAAGGAACTTTAATTAAAAATTGTCACAATAGTACTGGTGTTAGAGCCATTGCTGCTAAAGATGGTATTATTGCTATAAAAATAAAATCGTACCGGATGCTAATGGCATATGGTTTTTTAAATAATGTTTTTGCTGTCTTTGAAAAATATCATACGCCAATTGATATGATTACGACTTCAGAAATTGCGGTTTCACTAACCATAGACAATCAGAAATATCTAAAAGAAATTGTTGCAGAATTGAACACCATTGGTAAAGTAGAATATGACACTGACATGAGTATTATTTGTCTTGCTGGTAATTTTTCACATAGTGGAAAAGGAATTAGTGCTGCCGTATTAAATTGTTTAACTGATGTCGCTATACGTATGATTTCCTATGGCGGTAGCCAATATAACATTTCACTACTTGTTGAAAAGAACGATAAGGTTAGGGCTTTAAATTTATTAAATGAAGGATTGTTTGTACAACAAAACAAACCTCAAGAAGCTTAA
- a CDS encoding GNAT family N-acyltransferase yields the protein MELVSSKEIAKVIHLDKYGFVGTFFGWILMKVLRLSKLNRVYQKHKDKKDVVFLNAILDELQIKFEIPKEDLKRIPKDGAFISISNHPLGGIDGVLLLKLLVEKRPDYKIIGNFLLHRIEPLKPYVMPVNPFEDRKDAKSSITGLKNALQHLRDGNSLGIFPAGEVSTYKDGKLIVDKPWEEGAIKLIYKANVPVIPIYFHAKNSRLFYFLSKINSVLRTAKLPSEALRQGSRIIKVRIGKVISVKDQKEHEDIDDFHNFLRKKTYMLANPFEVNNRLIKTPSLKIPKQPKEVIPPVSIEKINKEIEKLRSGEARLLESKNYEVFLAESDQIPYILREIGRLREITFREVGEGTNNDIDIDVYDKYYQHMFLWDNEAKIVAGAYRMGLGKEIFKKHGIKGFYISTLFRMEPELFKMMEKTIEMGRAFIIKDYQQKPMPLFLLWKGIVHVTLRFPDHKFLMGGVSISNQFSNFSKSLMIEFMKSNYYDPYLAQYIHPKKEYKVKLNDVDKDFVFDESKSDMQKFDKIIDELEPGALRLPVLLKKYVKQNARLVAFNVDPKFNNAIDGLMYIRIADLPESTVKPVMEEFQAELERKLSENENQI from the coding sequence ATGGAATTAGTATCTTCTAAAGAAATTGCCAAAGTAATACACCTAGACAAATATGGTTTTGTGGGTACATTTTTTGGCTGGATATTAATGAAAGTTTTGCGGTTATCAAAACTCAATAGGGTTTACCAGAAGCATAAAGATAAAAAAGATGTTGTGTTTTTAAATGCAATATTAGATGAGTTGCAAATAAAATTTGAAATTCCTAAAGAAGATTTAAAACGGATACCTAAAGACGGAGCTTTTATAAGTATTTCCAATCACCCATTAGGAGGAATAGACGGTGTACTCTTATTAAAGTTGTTGGTAGAAAAAAGACCGGACTATAAAATTATTGGCAATTTTTTGCTACACAGAATTGAGCCCTTAAAGCCCTATGTAATGCCGGTCAATCCTTTTGAAGATCGTAAGGATGCTAAATCAAGTATTACAGGGCTCAAAAATGCATTACAACATTTAAGAGATGGTAATTCATTAGGTATTTTTCCTGCTGGGGAAGTTTCAACCTATAAAGATGGAAAATTAATTGTAGATAAACCTTGGGAAGAAGGAGCTATTAAATTAATTTATAAAGCAAATGTACCTGTTATTCCCATTTATTTTCACGCGAAAAATAGCCGCTTGTTCTATTTCCTTTCCAAAATAAATAGTGTTTTGAGAACGGCAAAACTGCCATCAGAAGCATTGCGTCAAGGAAGTAGAATTATAAAAGTTAGAATAGGAAAAGTGATTTCTGTAAAAGATCAAAAAGAGCATGAAGATATTGACGATTTTCATAATTTTCTTCGAAAGAAAACATACATGTTGGCAAATCCGTTCGAGGTAAATAATAGACTTATAAAAACACCATCTTTAAAAATTCCAAAACAACCTAAAGAAGTAATTCCACCAGTTTCAATTGAAAAAATTAATAAAGAAATTGAAAAATTAAGAAGCGGAGAAGCTCGTTTGTTAGAAAGTAAGAATTATGAAGTCTTTTTAGCAGAAAGTGATCAAATACCATATATATTACGTGAAATAGGAAGGCTAAGAGAAATTACCTTTAGAGAAGTAGGTGAGGGTACCAATAATGATATTGATATTGATGTTTATGATAAGTATTATCAACATATGTTCCTATGGGACAATGAGGCGAAAATAGTTGCTGGAGCTTATCGAATGGGCTTAGGTAAAGAAATTTTTAAAAAGCATGGTATAAAAGGATTTTACATTAGTACATTGTTTAGAATGGAGCCAGAATTGTTTAAGATGATGGAGAAAACAATAGAAATGGGAAGAGCTTTTATTATTAAAGACTATCAGCAAAAACCGATGCCATTGTTTTTATTATGGAAAGGAATAGTGCATGTAACGTTAAGATTTCCCGATCATAAATTTTTAATGGGTGGAGTTAGTATTAGTAATCAGTTTTCAAATTTCTCTAAGTCATTAATGATTGAGTTTATGAAATCTAATTATTACGACCCGTATTTAGCTCAATATATACATCCTAAAAAAGAATACAAAGTAAAATTAAATGATGTAGATAAAGACTTTGTTTTTGATGAAAGCAAATCTGATATGCAGAAATTTGATAAAATTATTGATGAATTAGAGCCAGGAGCTTTGCGTTTACCAGTATTATTAAAAAAGTATGTAAAGCAAAATGCGAGGTTAGTTGCTTTTAATGTTGATCCGAAATTTAATAATGCCATTGACGGATTAATGTATATTAGAATTGCCGACTTACCTGAAAGTACGGTAAAGCCAGTTATGGAGGAATTTCAAGCGGAGTTAGAAAGAAAACTATCCGAGAATGAAAATCAAATATAA